A window of the Tunturibacter empetritectus genome harbors these coding sequences:
- a CDS encoding type II secretion system protein — MYPKPFTLTPQSGLTLVELIICVAIVALLASAAIPIARFQVKRTKERELRRDLWEMRDAIDHYKDAADKGAFQIKADSLGYPPDLQTLVDGVEVTAAQGKKVKFLRRIPTDPMTNNTDWGMRSNQDDTDSDSFGGQNVFDVHSKSTGTALDGTKYSTW, encoded by the coding sequence CTGTACCCTAAGCCCTTCACCCTAACCCCACAATCAGGTCTCACCCTCGTCGAACTCATCATCTGCGTCGCCATTGTAGCCCTGCTCGCCTCCGCGGCCATTCCCATCGCCCGCTTCCAGGTCAAACGCACCAAAGAGCGCGAGCTTCGCCGCGACCTCTGGGAGATGCGCGACGCCATCGACCACTACAAAGACGCCGCCGACAAGGGAGCCTTCCAGATCAAAGCAGACTCCCTCGGATACCCCCCGGACCTGCAAACCCTCGTCGATGGAGTCGAGGTCACCGCAGCCCAGGGGAAAAAGGTAAAATTTCTTCGTCGCATCCCCACCGACCCCATGACCAACAACACCGACTGGGGCATGCGCTCCAACCAGGACGACACGGACTCCGACTCCTTCGGCGGCCAAAACGTCTTTGACGTCCACAGCAAGAGCACCGGAACCGCACTCGACGGAACGAAGTACTCCACATGGTAG
- a CDS encoding type II secretion system protein: MVATPPIRQDTVAVIRQYFAVILTLSLSKGKDPRILFGAPRLLQTPAIPTPAPNPEPCTLNPAPRFPEPLFTEPCPTSGFTLLELMIVMVVIGLLAAIAIPAYTSNIRNAKEAVLKEDLHTMRQAIDSYTVDKAKAPQSLDDLVQAGYLKSMPVDPFTHRSDTWLPVQEDTNMSLDQTETGIDDVHSGAQQTASDGTSYNTW; encoded by the coding sequence ATGGTAGCCACTCCCCCAATTCGGCAAGATACCGTCGCAGTAATCCGCCAATACTTCGCTGTCATCCTGACCCTGAGCCTGTCGAAGGGGAAGGATCCCCGCATTTTGTTCGGAGCGCCACGACTCTTACAGACCCCAGCCATCCCAACACCAGCCCCAAACCCTGAGCCCTGCACCCTAAACCCTGCACCCCGTTTCCCTGAACCCCTTTTCACTGAACCCTGTCCCACCTCAGGCTTTACCCTCCTCGAGCTGATGATCGTCATGGTCGTCATCGGCCTCCTTGCCGCCATCGCCATCCCCGCCTACACCAGCAACATCCGCAACGCCAAAGAGGCTGTCCTTAAGGAAGATCTCCACACCATGCGCCAGGCCATCGACTCCTACACCGTCGACAAAGCCAAGGCCCCCCAATCCCTCGACGACCTCGTCCAGGCGGGCTACCTCAAGTCGATGCCCGTCGACCCCTTCACCCACCGCTCCGACACCTGGCTCCCCGTCCAGGAGGACACCAACATGAGCCTCGACCAGACCGAAACCGGCATCGACGACGTCCACAGCGGAGCCCAGCAAACCGCCTCCGACGGCACCTCTTACAACACCTGGTAA